The region AGGTAAAGATTTACTGTTTTTTTAGTGCTAATCTTTTTTCCACTAAGATATATCAGATAAAATCCGGCCGCACCCATCATAACTGTAAAAAAGTTCACGATCGTCTCTATAAGGTTCTGGTATCTAAACAAGGGCACGATTATGTATTGGGCTAAATCTGGGATATTTCCTTCTATTAAAAAATTAATTATTCCAGCTGATAAGATAAGGAAAGCAAACATATAAGCTATCTCTATGATTTTTCTTAAATCTAATCTTTGAGATGTCTTGCTAAGCCTTTTTCTACCTATAACACCCTTCATAATTTCTAAGGTTGTTCTGTAAAAACCTTGAACTCTCTTTTTAATTCCCATTTAATTTCACCTTTCAATAAGATTTATATCTACCTTACTTGATCTATCCTTGCTTTTTAAGCCTTATTAAGACTTATTACGTAAGTTTGACTTTGTTGGACAATTCGGATCTAAGCACATCGTAAAAGATCGCTTTCCTCTTCTTTTAATATGAACGATAGGAGTTAGGCACATTTTACACGTTCTATTTTGAGTAATAATCGTTGCCTTTTGAGGTAAAGGGTATGAGTTATCACATGTAGGATAAGAACTACATCCTGCGAAAATCTTGCTACTCTTTCTTGATCTGATAACCCTTAGTTCACCTTTACATTTTGGGCATACTCCAAGCTTTCTCTCCTCTTTTCTCGAATCCATCAAACCCTTTAACAGCTCTCTTCCCATCATCTTCTCATTCTTTTTAATCTCGTTAAGATTTTCCATCAAGACTTCTACAGACTCTTCGATGACTTCTTCTCTGCTTTTCTTTTCTTTCCTAACGAGCTCCATTTCCTCCTCCAACTTCATCGTCAGCTGTTCGCTGATTATCTTTGGGCAGAAATCTCTCAATGCCTTGATCACTGTTTCTCCTAATTTCGAAACTTCGATACTCTTTCCTGAGATGTAATTTCTATCATACAAAGTTTGTAGTATTCCAGACCTTGTAGCTTTGGTGCCAAGTTTCCTCTTTTCCATCTCCTCAATTATCGATCCTTGAGTGTACCTCTTAGGAGGTGTTGTCAACTTTTCGATCATAAGAATCTCCAAATCCTTTAATATTTGACCAACTTTTATTTCAGGTAGGATTTGATCTTCAAAAGTAGAATACGGTGAATAAAATCTAACCCAGCCAAGTGATATAGTCTTTATACCAGTTGCTATGAATTTATTCTTGCCTACGTATAAAATCACACGCATACTCTCTCTTTCAGCAGGGTCGCCGAAAGTAGCTAAGAATCTCCTTAAAATTAAATCGTAAATCTTCTTTTGTTGTGAGGTAAGCTTTTTTATTGTTGGGACTTCAGAAGTAGGATATATCGCTGGGTGGGCGGGGTCTTTATTAGGTCCTTCAAGAGGAATCAATCTTTCCTTTCTTAGCAACTCATGACATAGACCGCTATACTTCTCCAAAGAGGATAATGCACTTAAAATCTTCTTATATCCTATTCTTTTAGGCAACTTCTGGCTTGCAGTTCTGGGATATGAAATTGCACCCATCTGATACAAACTCTCGGCAAGTTTGATAGTCTGAGCAGGAGAAAATTTAAAATGAGCGTAAGCATGAGACTGTAAATTCGATGTACTTAATGGATACGGGGGTTCTTGCTTGTATTTCTTCTTGGTGATTTCCTTTACTGTTGCATATTTTCCCTCACAATCTTTCAATATTTTATCTGCCTCATTCTTCGCCCATAATCGATTTTTTTCATATAGAGCTGTGAACCTTTTACTATCAGCTCTGCAGTTTAACTCTAACTGCCAATATGGTTTTACAGTAAAATTCCTGATCTTCAACTCTCTTTCCAGTAAAAGGGCTAAAGTTGGTCCCTGCACTCTACCTGTTGAAAGAATCTTGAAACCTTTGTCTGCACTACTCTTCATAGCTAATGTCAAAGCACGAGTTAGATTCAATCCCCAATACCAATCTAACCAATGCCTTGTCAATCCAGCCTCAATCTGACCAAAGTCGAGATGATCTGACATATTCTTATAAGATTCTATCAAATCAATCTTTGTTAAAGTGCTAAATTTCATTCGCTTAGCATCTTTAACGTCACATAAAAATTTCAATATATTTGAGCCAATGACGCTTCCTTCAGTATCAAAGTCACAGCATACGATAAAATCTGTTGCATCTTCTGTTACTTTTTGTATTGTTTCAAAGTATTTTTTAGAGAAGCTCGATTTTTTTTGGACTTCAAAACTCGGTCTCCACTCTGCATCAAAGATAGGATAAGTCCATTCTCCTTTTAAAACAGGGCTTAAGTTAAAGAGATGCCCAACAGCTGCAACAATTGTGTGCTTCTTATTATACCTGATAAATTCATAATAATCGATACCTTGGTCTGATACGACTTTCCTTAGTGTTCCATCCT is a window of Candidatus Methylarchaceae archaeon HK02M2 DNA encoding:
- the topA gene encoding DNA topoisomerase I, which gives rise to MSGDSANNTLMIAEKPDAMRKIAKSLAEDGTLRKVVSDQGIDYYEFIRYNKKHTIVAAVGHLFNLSPVLKGEWTYPIFDAEWRPSFEVQKKSSFSKKYFETIQKVTEDATDFIVCCDFDTEGSVIGSNILKFLCDVKDAKRMKFSTLTKIDLIESYKNMSDHLDFGQIEAGLTRHWLDWYWGLNLTRALTLAMKSSADKGFKILSTGRVQGPTLALLLERELKIRNFTVKPYWQLELNCRADSKRFTALYEKNRLWAKNEADKILKDCEGKYATVKEITKKKYKQEPPYPLSTSNLQSHAYAHFKFSPAQTIKLAESLYQMGAISYPRTASQKLPKRIGYKKILSALSSLEKYSGLCHELLRKERLIPLEGPNKDPAHPAIYPTSEVPTIKKLTSQQKKIYDLILRRFLATFGDPAERESMRVILYVGKNKFIATGIKTISLGWVRFYSPYSTFEDQILPEIKVGQILKDLEILMIEKLTTPPKRYTQGSIIEEMEKRKLGTKATRSGILQTLYDRNYISGKSIEVSKLGETVIKALRDFCPKIISEQLTMKLEEEMELVRKEKKSREEVIEESVEVLMENLNEIKKNEKMMGRELLKGLMDSRKEERKLGVCPKCKGELRVIRSRKSSKIFAGCSSYPTCDNSYPLPQKATIITQNRTCKMCLTPIVHIKRRGKRSFTMCLDPNCPTKSNLRNKS